In Anaerolineales bacterium, the DNA window AACGGCCTCGAGCTAAGCCGCTCGGCGGCAAGGGCCTATTGCCTTCATTCTAAGGTAACTTGGCGGCCAGGCACCATCGCGATTTCGCCCGCCAGCCGAGTCGGCTTCAGCGAGTTGTTGGGCGGGCCAATCTACGATGCATGGAGATTACGGGACTGCGATGAATTCGGCGGTGGACGACGACTTGGGGATGGGGAGTCGGTCTTCGCGGAGACCTGCCACGTGCATCTCGATCGCCTGGTGCATGCGGCGGGTAGCTTGCGCTCGCGTGCTTCCTGTTGCGACACAGCCCGGGAGATCAGGTGAGTAAGCCGAGTAGTTTCCTCGGGTGCGCTCGATAACGATTAGGAACCTATTCATTAGTCCCTACCTTCCCTTCGGCTTCGGGAGCCCTGCCTGCTTGAGGACGCTGTTGAGGGTTCTGGGAGCCAAGTCATCGCCAGGGTGCCCTGCTATGGTAACGCGGCCAGGCTTGCGGGGATGCTTGAATTGGCGATGGCTACCCTTGATGGCCACGACGGACCAGCCATCCTCTTCAATCAGCCTGATGACGTCTCTGATCTTCATCCCCGACGATCAGCCATGTCTATTGCGAATTCTAGCACAACGGCGAGCCTGCCCATTCCG includes these proteins:
- a CDS encoding type II toxin-antitoxin system HicA family toxin; this translates as MKIRDVIRLIEEDGWSVVAIKGSHRQFKHPRKPGRVTIAGHPGDDLAPRTLNSVLKQAGLPKPKGR